The genomic region GATTGTTTGAGTTAGGCAAACTGAAATTTGTCGTAGTCTTTACATAGATAAAATTACAATTTTTCCTTATATCGGGATGGTGGTAAATAATGGAATGATGTTCCCTCATCTCTCAATGCTTTTGTAGGAATAAGGAATGTATTTTCTTTTATATCCCTCAGAACCCCACAAGAACCTGTTGCAATTATTTTCTTACAACCACAAGCAATCAGCCTGTCCAAAAGCAGAACGGACGCAGGTGCACCAATATTAGGACGAACAAGACATATTCTTTGCCCTTTATACTCAACCACATATATATTTATAATTCTACAGCAATTTTCAAATTCTTCGGCAATTATTGCATTGTTATTCATTGCGAATTCATCTACGCAGTTTCCTAAGAAAGCAAACACGCACTTTTCTGGAAGTTTCAACTCTTCGCAACCATGATTTGGTTTAATTACCTCTATAGAAAAATTATCATATTCAAGTATAGGAATTTCATTTTTTATTATCATCTTCAGCATTCTCCTTTAAATATTAACTATTCATCAATTCCGTATTTATTAGTCCAAACGAGCAGAAAATAAAAATTTACCAAACCGGAAAATTCAAATTTGTCAGCTGATAAATTTACTCGCCAACTTATAAACTTGATTTATTTCTTTGCTTTCTAACTTCCAGTTATTGAATTCAGCTTTAATTAACTCCGGAAATTTTTTACTAATATCCCTTAGAGCATTTCCTACCGACTTCCTAACATATTCACTCGTATCTGCTCTCCTTGTAAAATATTAGTCTTCAATATCGTTTTCCAATTGTTTTATCACTTTTGCGGGAACGCCGGCGGCAATGCAGTTGTCGGGAATGTCTTTTTTTACTACCGCGCCCACCGCGATGATGACATTGTTGCCGATCGTTACGCCCGGTAAAATCGTGCAGTTGCCGCCGATCCATACGTCGTTTCCTATAGTTACCGGTTTTGAGTTTGCCATTTTTGCACGGCGGCCTTTCGGCGAAAGCGGATGCCCCGCCGTCGAAATAAGCGTATTCTGCCATACCATACAGTAATCGTCGATATGCACGGGAGCGATGTCGAGAATGGTTACATTGTAATTGGCGATAAAATCTTCACCGACGCTGATGTTTTTGCCGTTATCGCAATTAAAAGAGGGCTGTATGTAAGCGGCTTTGCCGACCGAGCCGAGCAACTCTTTGAGCGCCGCATATTGACTTTTATAATCGGCAGGATCGATCGCATTGTATTTTTGACAGCCTTTCAGCGCCCGCTCTTTACGCTGAACCACTTCATCGTCAAAAAAACAATAGTCGAGTCCCGAGTCCAATTCTTCAAGTTCCGTCATCGTATACTCCCATAAAAGTTTATTGTTTTTTCGCTTGCCCCGTGTTTTCAGCCATTCATTAAACCTGTTCGGAAACTTCAGTTTCGGAATAGGGTACCTTAAAATGCGATGTTCTAAATCGTGCTATTTGCGCGATTTAGAACTCGTCAATCTGTTCGACAACGGAGCTATCGAACAGATTTGTTATACGCATCAACGAGCGGACGGCCGGCAATATAAGAAAGTTCAGGTTAAGTCAAGTAAGTAAAAAATACTTTGCAAAATAATTTGTAATTAAAAAACTTCTATCTCTCCCTTGTATTGATGCGCTTTTTGTATCAACGTGCCCTTTGCACCCATAGTAAAAGCGATATCGCTGCTTCGAATTGCCAACAATTTGTCCCCGACTTTTATATCCAGCGTTTGCATTAAAGAGTTTGAAAGGCGCACTCCATTATCTTTCAGTGTAAGCCAGCCGTATTTTATCCCTTTATATGAAATTAATTCGCCCTCTTTTAGTGTCCTATCCGCCAAATTGGGATTTTCTTTTAGGATGTGATTCAGCTTTGAGCGGAAAAGCAGCGGTTCGCTCATCACACAAAATCCTCCTGTTTGCTTGCTGCCGGAAACGATGTAAATATGCTGTTCTTTTTGCAGCTTATATTCTTCTACCGCTGGTGTCGGAAAAGTTGTTTTTCCGTTTTCGCGTATCACGGCCCAAGGTTTAACTTCGAGCGCTGGAATAGCGCGCTCTCGTTAAATGCCGAGTTTGCGCAAGCGCAAACATCGCTTATAATATGCTGTTTCTCACTCCGTTACGAAACAGAAAATTCGGCAACCTTCAAGATTTGATAATCTTTTCGCTTGCCGAATTTTAAAGAACCGAAAATATATTTTCCACCTTTACTCATCTGCGGCATACTTATTTTTCTCCAATGTTTTTTTCGTTATGCGGATTGCACCGTTCGCATGAATGCGGACAACGGTTTGCGGATCATGTTCCGCAAACCATTCTAATTTTTTTAAATACGGTTCAACCGAATGCGGCAGCCGTTTTCCCATCACCCGAAACATTTCCGGTGCTTCAATTCGTACTCGCTCTCCCCTGTCCGTCATCAGTTCATAGAACAAGTCTAATTTATCGCAAAACAGTTCCGTCGCATTCGTTGCAATATTTTCGCAAGCCCACACAAACGCCAGCCGTACCGTCTCCGCCGTGTCGGAGCGCATGTTCATCAATGCATCAAAAAAGGGAAGTATCAACCTTTTATCCGCCCTGCCTATCCGCCCCAGTGCGTTTACCGAGCGCCCTCGCAGTTTCGGATTATCGTCTTTCAAATAGCCGGCAATTTGTTTAATATACGGCTGCATCTGTAACGGATACCGTAATCCCATTTCACCGAGAAGCCACAACGCTTTTGCTTTTACGTTCACTGAATACCCGTCGCCGAGTTTTGCCGCGACATCATCAATCGCAGTGCGCCAATTCGTTTTGTCTTTTGTTATCGCTTTCAGTTCGCTGAGTATTTTTTTGTCCCTTGTTTCGTTTGCCACTGTGCGCTACACTCCTTAACGGCTTCATCGATATTTTCCACATTATATTATATTTGTCTTTGAATCTTGCGTATTCTTTCCGTCTCCCATATCAAGTGCACAAGCAGCAGCGATACACAGCACGATGAGAATCATACTTATAAGTTTTTTTCTTCATCGCTTACATACTTCTTACTTTCCGCTGAATACGGGGAAGCGACTGTCGTCGCCGTAATCGACAAAGTTTTTTAACGCGGAAAACGATGCCATCTTTTCTTTTGTAATTTCGAAGTCGAGTTCGGCGTTGCTTTTCATGTGATCGGCGTTTGCGGTTTTCGGAAGCAAAACGAAACCGCGCTCAAGCGTATAGCGGATGCACAGCTGCGCGGGCGTTACGCCGTATTTTTGCGCGGCAGTTTTTATTTCCGCCGCGTCTTTGATACAGCCGAGTACTTCATCTTTTCCGTAGATGCCGTCCGTTATCGGTTTTCGCGTTCCGTCGGGCGGTAGGATTGCGACTTTTATGAGCGGATGCGCGTTGTTTTGCGGTAAAATACGCGCAAGCAAATTCGAGCCGAAATAGTACGTTTCCAGTCCGCCGCTTACATAATCGGGATATAATAATCTGATCGTTTTCATGAGCATCCCTTGTTTACCGATACTATAGCATGTTTATGATACCATACAAAGTGTGCCTGACGTATTTGATTGCATTGTTTAAATCCGATATTCAACAAGAAACGGCGTCAAATATACCGGTTTCTTTTGCAACGCTCCCTTTGTTACCGCATCTTTTTGAGACAATACATACAGAGCGCCGATATTTGCTGAAAACTTTTTTGCAAATTCAATGATCGATTCGTGCTTTCCGGTTCCGGATGACTTTACTTCAAAGGCCGTAATTTTACTGCCGTCTGAAATCAAAAAATCAACTTCGTAATAATGGGTGCTTCCGCTTTTTTCCCATGTGTGATAATACAGTTCACGGCCTGCTCCAGTAATCATTTGAGCAACCGTATTTTCATAGAGATATCCCAAATTGGCAGGCAATTTATCCGAAAGCAGCTTTTTATAAAGTTCGTTTTCTACTGCAGGTCTGTCAATAAACATCAAGGTGATAAACAAGCCTGTGTCGGAAAGATAGAGTTTGTAGCTGTCAAAGTCTTTTGTGTCCGCCAGGCTTACCATCGGATCGGTTGTATTATAACATGGCAGTACGGTTTTCGAATCAATCAGTTCATAAAGAAGCTCTTCAGACTTCGTATTATTTCTTTTACCGATGGCCGATGTTACTCTATATTTTCTTGCCCCTTTCGCCAACTGTGCCGGTATGGCATGATACATTGCCGATATTCTTCCTGACGGATCGAGCTTTCTAAAATCATCTTCGTATAACGTAATAATTTGGCGTTTTATCTGATCAATTTCAGTGAAATTCTTGCCGCGAATATATGCATCTACTGCCTGCGGCATACCGCCTACTGCCATATACAGTCTGAAATCTCTCATCAATTTTCTATTTGTCGCTTGACCGATTGCGTTTTCTGTTTCATAAATTTGCTGTAACAATGCGTAGTCATAGCCTGCAGCTCCGCAAAACTCCTCATAGTCCATCGGGTGAACCTGTATTTTCATTTCTTCCGACGGGATGAGAATATCTTTCACATTTTTCTTGATTGAAATCAGCGAGCCCGTTTCCAGATAATGATACCGCCCATCCTTCACGAGATGCTTGATTGCCTGCCGTGCTTTCGGAAAAAGCTGCACTTCATCAAATATAATCAGGGATTCTTGTTCATACAGTGTTATACCCGTTTCTGCCTGCAATCGTAAAAAAAAGAGAGGGAGGTTTCCTATGTCATCAAAGCATTTTATGATGTTATCCGCATTTTTTGAGAAATCGATAAGAATATACGATTTGTATTCATTTTTGGCAAAATTTTCCGCAAGTGTTGATTTGCCGACCCGTCGTGCACCTTCGAGCAATACCGCATAACGATCGGCATAATGCTTTTTCCAATCCAGAAGTTTATTATATGCCTTTCTTTTGAAAATCATATATTAGGTATAATATCAAACTTTATGCGTTTCTTCAAGATTTATTTATCGGTTTTTGTGCATTTCTTCAATACTTATTAATTAATATTTGTACGTTTCTTCAAAATTTTGAAAGTACTACAAGGTAATTCCAATATCCATCCGCGGCTTGAGAATCAGCGCTAAGACAGCCGATATTCCTTGAAATAATCAATATACGGATTACAGTGCAGTTTAAATTTGGTAATTATTTTGGGCGCTCCGGTTTACGCCTACTGCGTAAACCGTCGGGCTTTACGGGGTTCCGCTTACGCTCCATTCCTTCTCTCGCGCACCGCTCGGTCAGGAACGGTTTTGCCGCCCCTCCAATCCCTAACGCATACATGAAACGACGCATATCCATGTATGTTTGCCCAACGACAAGTTCTTTCAAGTTTATTCGTAGAAAGCAAAAAACATCTACAATACTACAAACCTTTTTTACACCTTCCACTCGATACCTTTTTGGAAGTTTTCCCACATGCCGGCATAGAGGCCTTTGCGTTCGAGCAGCTCGGCATGCGTTCCCGTTTCGACAAGCCTGCCCTCATTGATAACGCAGATTGTATCGGCGTTTACGACCGAAGAGAGGCGGTGAGCGATCATAATGACGGTTTTGTCTTTGAGCAGTACGTCGAATGTTTTTTTGATTTTGTATTCGTTTTCGGCGTCGGCAAAGGCGGTCGCTTCGTCAAGTACAATAATCGGTGCGTCCTGCAAAAGCGCGCGGGCAATGGCAAGCCGCTGAGCTTCTCCGCCTGATACGTATGTGCCCTTGGTGCCGTAGACGGTGTCGATACCGGCAGGCAGTTTTTCGATGATGTCCATGCACTCGGCTTTGCGGAGCGCTTCCGTCACTTCTTCGCGGCTTGCGTCTTTTTTGCCGTAGCGGATATTTTCGAAAATGCTTTCTTTAAAAAGCTTATTTTCCTGAAACACAAAGCCGACGGTGTGCAAAAGGTCGCTTGTTTTAATGTCGCGGACGTCGACACCGCCGATACTGATTGAACCCGAATCTATTTCCCAAAAGCGGCCGAGCAAATTGACGAGGGTGGTTTTTCCGCCGCCTGAGGGACCGACGAGCGCGGTAAGCGAATGCTCGGGGATGTGCAAGCTGATGCCGTTCACTGCGGGGCGGCCGGCGGCTTGCGGCATTTTATCGCCGTCGGGGTTTGAGTTCCCCGTGTCCGTTTCCGCAGATCCCGCCGTTTCCGTTTTATAGGAAAACACCACATCCTTAAATTCTATATCGTATTTTTCGGGCAGCACGGATTTTTCCGGTTCTTCGGTCAGCGACGCCTGCAAAATATCTTCAATACGGTTGAGTGCATCGTTCGACCGCTGATGAAAGGTATTTGAGTACATGATTTTTATCAGCATGGTGTAAGTAACCGGTGCAAAGGCAAGGTAAAACACAAAGCTGTAAAAAAAACGCGCATCGAGCGTTGCCGTTCCCGCTATCAAAAGCGCGGCAGGCAGCAGGAATAAAAAGCCCGCTTTAATGAGCGCGAGAAAAATCGAATACCCGTTTTCCCAAGATATCGAATATTTGTGCACGAACTCTTTGTAATTCATAATCGAGGTGTAGAAGTTTTTAAAATAGTAGACGGACTGATTAAAGGTTTTAATAACCGAAATACCGCGCACGTATTCGGTGCCGGCATTATTCATCTGTTCGAGCGCGTCTTCATATTTTTGCATAAAGCCCGAGCTTGAACTGATGCGCATTAAAAGCATTTGCAGCACGAACGCAAGCACGATTGGCAGCAGGGACACCAGCCCCAGCCGCCAATCGAAAGCGAGCATGAGAACGAGTATCGCAAAGGGAGAAACCGTATTTTGCGCGGTATCGGGCAGGCTATGAGCGATCAGCGTTTCAAGCTGATTGACGTTTTTTTCAAACACCTTGCGCACTTTACCGCTCACATGCGTGATATGCCAACCTATCGGAAGTTCCGCAAGCGTTTCGGTCATCCGAATCGAAAGGTTTTCCTGAATCGTAAACGCGGTCGCGTGCGAAAGCATAAGCGCCGCATAATAGAGCACAAAGCCCGCCGCAGCCGAACCGACGGCCCACAGTCCGTAGCGTGCAAGGGCGGCGGCGTTTACCGCCTCTTTTGCCGCAACTGAGGAAATCACATCGCGCATTACAAAGAATACCATAATGTACGGCACAAAACCGACGAGAGCGCTCAAGCCGGAAAGCACAAGCGACAGCGACAAAAGAGATCTGCTCTTTCCCGCATAGCTTAAAAGCCGCTTGATAGTCTGCTGCTTTGCAGGATTGCGTTCCGCCGTTTGCTGTGCCGGCTGTTCTTTTGCCGGATTTTCCGCCGGCCGGTTTTGTTTATTATTCATAGAGAAATCCCCCTACTTATCAATTACGCATTACCAATTATTCATTAACAATTATTATGCCGACCACTGCTCGCTTTCCAGCTGCAGCCGATACATACCGGTCCGATGCCATCACCGGAAGATGCTCTTGCGGAGCAGACGGTAAAATTTTATCCTTCCTTAAAAAAACGGCATTCGAAGAAATTTCAATTTCCGAGAATGACGTTTTCGTGCGCGTGCCCCGCAACGAGCGCGTAAGCGCGAAATTTCGAGCGGCGCATACGTTAATTAGCGACGTTTGCACAGCAAACTCGCCGTTTAATGAGACCGCGCTATTTCAGCGGTCGAAATTAAACCTCCCGTTTAATAAACATACGTCTCCGTCAAACCCGATTTTTCAATCATGCTGCGGTAGAGCGGTGAAGCTTTTAGGAGTTCAGCGTGCGTACCTTCCGCATCGATTTTGCCCTTATTCATTACGATGATTTTGTCGGCGTTTTCGATCGACTTGAGCCGGTGCGAAATGATAATCACGGTTTTGCCCTTTATGAGCGTGTTGAGGCTTTCCTGAATTTTCATTTCGTTTTCCACATCGAGCGAAGCGCTGATTTCGTCGAGGATGATAATCGGCGCGTTTTTCAAAAGGGCACGTGCAATGGAAAGACGCTGACGCTCTCCGCCTGAAAGCCTGCTGCCGTTTTCGCCGATAACCGTATCGTAGCCGTCCGGAAGCGCTTCGATAAATTCGGTGCAGTTTGCAAGACGGGCGGCTTT from Treponema parvum harbors:
- a CDS encoding sugar O-acetyltransferase, whose protein sequence is MTELEELDSGLDYCFFDDEVVQRKERALKGCQKYNAIDPADYKSQYAALKELLGSVGKAAYIQPSFNCDNGKNISVGEDFIANYNVTILDIAPVHIDDYCMVWQNTLISTAGHPLSPKGRRAKMANSKPVTIGNDVWIGGNCTILPGVTIGNNVIIAVGAVVKKDIPDNCIAAGVPAKVIKQLENDIED
- a CDS encoding sister chromatid cohesion protein PDS5, which produces MANETRDKKILSELKAITKDKTNWRTAIDDVAAKLGDGYSVNVKAKALWLLGEMGLRYPLQMQPYIKQIAGYLKDDNPKLRGRSVNALGRIGRADKRLILPFFDALMNMRSDTAETVRLAFVWACENIATNATELFCDKLDLFYELMTDRGERVRIEAPEMFRVMGKRLPHSVEPYLKKLEWFAEHDPQTVVRIHANGAIRITKKTLEKNKYAADE
- a CDS encoding aldo/keto reductase, which produces MKTIRLLYPDYVSGGLETYYFGSNLLARILPQNNAHPLIKVAILPPDGTRKPITDGIYGKDEVLGCIKDAAEIKTAAQKYGVTPAQLCIRYTLERGFVLLPKTANADHMKSNAELDFEITKEKMASFSALKNFVDYGDDSRFPVFSGK
- a CDS encoding ATP-binding protein, coding for MIFKRKAYNKLLDWKKHYADRYAVLLEGARRVGKSTLAENFAKNEYKSYILIDFSKNADNIIKCFDDIGNLPLFFLRLQAETGITLYEQESLIIFDEVQLFPKARQAIKHLVKDGRYHYLETGSLISIKKNVKDILIPSEEMKIQVHPMDYEEFCGAAGYDYALLQQIYETENAIGQATNRKLMRDFRLYMAVGGMPQAVDAYIRGKNFTEIDQIKRQIITLYEDDFRKLDPSGRISAMYHAIPAQLAKGARKYRVTSAIGKRNNTKSEELLYELIDSKTVLPCYNTTDPMVSLADTKDFDSYKLYLSDTGLFITLMFIDRPAVENELYKKLLSDKLPANLGYLYENTVAQMITGAGRELYYHTWEKSGSTHYYEVDFLISDGSKITAFEVKSSGTGKHESIIEFAKKFSANIGALYVLSQKDAVTKGALQKKPVYLTPFLVEYRI
- a CDS encoding ABC transporter ATP-binding protein, with the translated sequence MNNKQNRPAENPAKEQPAQQTAERNPAKQQTIKRLLSYAGKSRSLLSLSLVLSGLSALVGFVPYIMVFFVMRDVISSVAAKEAVNAAALARYGLWAVGSAAAGFVLYYAALMLSHATAFTIQENLSIRMTETLAELPIGWHITHVSGKVRKVFEKNVNQLETLIAHSLPDTAQNTVSPFAILVLMLAFDWRLGLVSLLPIVLAFVLQMLLMRISSSSGFMQKYEDALEQMNNAGTEYVRGISVIKTFNQSVYYFKNFYTSIMNYKEFVHKYSISWENGYSIFLALIKAGFLFLLPAALLIAGTATLDARFFYSFVFYLAFAPVTYTMLIKIMYSNTFHQRSNDALNRIEDILQASLTEEPEKSVLPEKYDIEFKDVVFSYKTETAGSAETDTGNSNPDGDKMPQAAGRPAVNGISLHIPEHSLTALVGPSGGGKTTLVNLLGRFWEIDSGSISIGGVDVRDIKTSDLLHTVGFVFQENKLFKESIFENIRYGKKDASREEVTEALRKAECMDIIEKLPAGIDTVYGTKGTYVSGGEAQRLAIARALLQDAPIIVLDEATAFADAENEYKIKKTFDVLLKDKTVIMIAHRLSSVVNADTICVINEGRLVETGTHAELLERKGLYAGMWENFQKGIEWKV